AGCAGCGCCAGCAGCGCGAGAATGACACCGCTGGAGGTCACCGCATGGGCGCTCCAGGCTTTGGCCTTGCTCAGGTTCAGGGGCGATAGGATCAGGTTCACGTCGGCTCTCTTCCTTCGGACGGCGATGCAGGCGAGCTACTTCAAACGTTAGCCCATCCCTGACAAACCACTGCACATGGGAACACCGATCCGCCGGCCGAGTTCAGCCGGTTCTTCCCGATGCGTCTTGTTGCGGTGGAATCGGCAGCATACGCCGTTGCGGCGGGGGCTTGCCATCGGGGGAGACGAGCGTTGCAAGGTTGGCCGGGTGAGGTCTCAACCTTGTAGGAGCGAGCTTGCTCGCGAAAGGAATTCCCGGCTACTCGGGTGCCGGGCGATTCGCGAGCAAGCTCGCTCCTGCAAAAAACGCCTTGGTCAGTGGAGGATCTGGCTGAGGAACAGCTTGGTCCGGTCCGACTGCGGGTTGTCGAAGAACTGGTCCGGCGCCGCCTGTTCGACGATCTCGCCCTTGTCCATGAAGATCACCCGGTTCGCCACGGTGCGCGCGAAGCCCATCTCGTGGGTTACGCAGAGCATGGTCATGCCGCTCTGCGCCAGGCCGATCATGGTGTCGAGCACCTCCTTGACCATCTCCGGATCGAGCGCCGAGGTGGGTTCGTCGAACAGCATGATCTTCGGCTTCATGCACAGCGCGCGGGCGATCGCCACGCGCTGCTGCTGGCCGCCGGAGAGCTGGCCGGGGAACTTGTTGGCCTGCTCCGGGATGCGCACGCGCTCCAGGTAATGCATGGCGACTTCCTCGGCCTGGCGCTTGGGCAGCTTGCGCACCCACATGGGCGCCAGGATGCAGTTCTGCAGCACGGTCAGGTGCGGGAACAGGTTGAAGTGCTGGAACACCATGCCGACTTCGCTGCGGATCGCCTCGATCTGCTTGAGGTCGTTGGTCAGCTCGGTGCCGTCGACCACGATGCTGCCCTGCTGGTGTTCCTCCAGGCGGTTGATGCAGCGGATGGTGGTGGACTTGCCCGAGCCGGACGGCCCGCAGAGCACGATGCGCTCGCCCTGCTTGACCTCCAGGTTGATGTCCTTGAGCACGTGGAACTGGCCGTACCACTTGTTCACGCCCTTCATGGTGATCATCGTGTGATCGCCGATGGCCGGCTGTGCGGTCTTTTGGGTGGCTTCAGACATGACGATTCACTCCTAACGCTTGTGGCCGGTGTCCAGCTTGTGCTCCAGGTGCATGGAGTAGCGGGACATGCCGAAACAGAAGATCCAGTAGACCGCCGCGGCGAACACATAGCCTTCGGTGGCCATGCCCAGCCAGGCCGGGTCCGCGGTGGCGCGCTTGATGCTGTTGAGGAAGTCGAACAGGCCGATGATGATCACCAGGCTGGTGTCCTTGAACAGCGCGATGAAGGTGTTGACGATGCCGGGAATCACCAGCTTGAGCGCCTGCGGCAGGATCACCAGGCCCATGATCCGCCAGTAGCCCAGGCCCATCGCGGCGGCGGCCTCGTACTGCCCCTTGGGGATCGCCTGCATACCGCCGCGCACCACCTCGGCGATGTAGGCGGCCTCGAACAGCACCACCATCACCATCGCCCGCAGCAGCTTGTCCAGGTTCATCCCCTCGGGCAGGAACAGCGGCAGCATCACCGAGGACATGAACAGCACGGTGATCAGCGGCACGCCGCGCCAGAACTCGATGGTGGTGACGCAGATGACCTTGATCGCCGGCATCTTCGAGCGCCGCCCGAGCGCCAGCAGGATGCCCAGCGGCATCGCCCCGCAGATGCCGACCGCGGCGATCACCACGGTGAGCATCAGGCCGCCCCATTGGCTGGTCGGCACGTTATCAAGACCGAGGAAGCCACCGTGCAACAGCCAGTAGGCCACCAGCGGCAAGGCCACGAGGAAGCAGGCGCCATACTTCAGCTTGTACGGGAAACGCTTGAGGAACAGCGGCGCCGCCCCGAAGATCACGAAGAGCACGCTGAGGTCCACGCGCCAGCGCAGTTCCTCGGGGTAGAAGCCGTACATGAACTGGCCGAAGCGCGAACCGATGAACACCCAGCAGGCGCCCTCGCGGGAGCAGTCGGCGCGGGTCGCGCCGGCCCAGTCGGCCTTGATGAACGCCCACTCCAGCAGCGGCGGCAGGATCAGGTACACCAGGTACAGCCCGAGCAGTGTCAGCAGGGTGTTGAGCCAGCCGGAGAACAGGTTGGCGCGCAGCCAGCCGAGGACACCCACGCTCATCGCCGGTGGCGGCAGGTCGGGTTTGAAGGTATGCGTTGCCATCTAACTAAGCCTCTGCTCTCTATCCGGATCAGCGCTCGACCAGTGCGATGCGCTTGTTGTACCAGTTCATCAGCAGCGAAATGCTGATGCTGATGGCCAGGTACACGCTCATGGTGATGGCCATGGTCTCGATGGCCTGGCCGGTCTGGTTGAGCACCGTGCCGGCGAACAGCGAGACCATGTCCGGGTAGCCGATGGCGGCGGCCAGCGAGGAGTTCTTCGCCAGGTTCAGGTACTGGCTGGTCAGCGGCGGGATGATCACCCGCAGCGCCTGCGGGATGACCACCAGGCGCAGGGTCTGGCCCGGACGCAGGCCGAGGGAGCCTGCCGCCTCGGTCTGGCCGTGGCTGACCGCCTGGATGCCGGCGCGCACCGTCTCGCCGATGAAGGCCGCGGTGTACACCGACAGCGCAAGCACGATGGACACCAGTTCCGGGATCACCACCCAGCCGCCACGGAAGTTGAAGCCTTGCAACACCGGTACGTCCCAGTGGAACGGCGCGCCGGCCGCCAGTGCGGTCAACCCAGGCAACAGGATCAGTAGCGCCAGGCCGCTGAGGAATACCGGGAAGGCCTTGCCGGTGGCGTGGCGGCGGGCCTTGGCCCATTTCCAGATCACCGCCCAGCCGACGAGCGCCAGGACGAACGCGACGATGAGCGGGCCGAGCCCGTCGGCGGCGGTCGGCGCGGGCATCTGCAGGCCACGGTTGTTGACGAAGAACAGCCCGCCGAAGCTGATGCTCTGCCGTGGGCCGGGCAACGGGCCGAGCACGGCGAAGTACCAGAAGAAGATCTGCAGCAGCGGCGGGATGTTGCGGAAGGTCTCGATGTACAGGGTCGCCAGCTTGCGGATCAGCCAGTTGGGCGACAGCCGCGCCACGCCGAGGATGAAACCGATGACGGTGGCGAAGAAGATGCCCACCACCGTGACCAGCAATGTATTGAGCAGGCCGACCAGGAACACCCGCGCGTAGGTATCGCTTTCGCTGTAGTCGATCAGGTGCTGGGAGATGCCGAAGCCGGCGCTGTTCTGCAGGAACCCGAAGCCGGACTGGATGCCACGGTGTTCGAGATTGGTCTGGGTGTTATCGAAGAGAAACCAGCCGACCGCGACGACGACGATCACGGCGATGATCTGGAAGGCCCAGGCCCGCACCGTGGGATCGGTGAGCGAGATCCCTCGCGGACGCTGGGCTTTGATGGAATTTTGCATGTAAGCCCTCTTACGAAGGCTCCGAGGCGGGCACGGATCTACACCCGCGCCGCCCCGGAGGCTTCATGTCATCAGAAACAGGTCCGGCGCCCACCATCAGGGCGCCGGGCACGGGAATGGTCAGCGCACCGGCGGTGCGTACTGCAGACCACCCTTGTTCCACAGGGCGTTGAGGCCACGCTTGATCTTCAGCTCGCTGCCGTCGCCGACGTTGCGATCGAAGATCTCGCCGTAGTTACCCACTTGCTTGACGATCTGTACCGCCCAGTCCTTGGACAGTTTCAGGTCCTTGCCGTAATCGCCTTCGGCGCCGAGCAGGCGGGCGACGTCCGGGTTCTTGGTGTTCTTGGCCATCTCCTCGACGTTCTTCGAGTTCACGCCCAGCTCCTCGGCGTTGAGCATGGCGAAGAGCGTCCAGCGCGCGATGTCGAACCACTCCTCGTCACCCTGGCGTACCGCCGGGCCCAGCGGCTCCTTGGAGATGACTTCCGGCAGCACCACGTAGTCGTCGGGCTTGGCCAGCTTGATGCGCTGGGCGTAGAGCTGCGACTGGTCGGAGGTCAGCACATCGCAACGCCCGGACTCCAGCGACTTGGCGCTCTCGTCGGAGGTGTCGTAGGTGATGGGGGTGTACTTGAGGTTGTTGGAGCGGAAGTAGTCGGACAGGTTGAGCTCGGTGGTGGTGCCGGCCTGGATGCACACGGTGGCGCCGTCGAGTTCCTTGGCGCTGGAGACGCCGAGCTTCTTGTTCACCAGGAAGCCCTGGCCGTCGTAGTAGGTCACGCCGACGAAGTTCAGGCCCATCGCGCTGTCGCGGGAACTGGTCCAGGTGGTGTTGCGCGAGAGGATGTCGATCTCGCCGGACTGCAGCGCGGTGAAGCGCTCCTTGGCGGTCAGCGGACTGAACTTGACCTTGCTCGCGTCGCCGAACACGGCGGCGGCCAGGGCGCGGCAGACATCGACGTCGATGCCCTTGTACTGCCCCTTGGCGTCGGCGTAGGAGAAGCCCGGAAGACCATCACTGATACCGCACTGCACGTAGCCTTTCTTCTTCACTGCATCCAGGGTGGCGCCCGCGTGAGCGAGGCCGCTGATACCGAACACGGCGGCGGTGGTCAGCACTGCCAGGGTGGATTTCACCATCTTCATCGATCTTCTCCGTTGCTTTTTTAGTGTTCTGGAGTCCCGGTTCCACCGCCGTACCCTCGTGAGGCACAAGCAAGACCACTGACGGGATGGAGACCTAAGGGTGAGTCTAGTCCGCCCTCGGAAACCGCACCGAGGCGTCGCAGACCCGCCCGGAGCCCGCAGGTGATGCGGGCTGGAACGGGGGTCTAGGCAGATCATTGCGTGAAGGCGAAGGCCCGTCGCGCCAGCCGTTGACCGCGGCCGGACGTCGACGGGCCCTGAAGCGGCCCAAGGCCATTGCCACCCCGCTTGCGGTACAGCTTTCCGGATGGGGTCGGTAAAGTGTTACCGCAAGCGGGGTGACACAGCCTGGAACCTGAGATAGCAAGGGCCGTACCAGCTCCACGGCGCCCCCCACAATCCGGCAGCGTCAAGCCCTGCAAGTTATGGCAATGCGACATCTTCTTGCAGGGCGCTTCCGCCCCTTTTCGCGCGCGGCGCCCCCTCCTAGAGCGCCCGCCCCATCCTGGAGCCTCCATGACCCAGTCCCTGATCCTCGAACCCACCCACCCGGCCGACGCCTGCGTCATTTGGTTGCACGGCCTGGGCGCCGACCGTTACGACTTCGAACCGGTAGCACAGATGCTGCAACGCAGCTTCACCAGCACCCGCTTCATCCTCCCGCAGGCGCCGACCCGCCCGGTCACGGTGTTCAACGGCATGCCCGCGCCCAGCTGGTACGACATCCTCGCCATGTCGCCCGCCCGCGCCATCGACGACGCACAGCTGGAAGCTTCGGCCGACAGCGTGATCGCACTGATCCAGGGACAGATCGACCAGGGCATCGACGCCCGCCGCATCATCCTCGCCGGTTTTTCCCAGGGCGGCGCCGTGGTGCTGCACACCGGCTACCTGCGCTGGAACGGCGAACTGGGCGGGGTCATGGCCCTGTCCACCTATGCGCCGACCTTCGCCGCGAACCTCGACTTCAGCCCCGCCAAGCGCCAACTCCCGGCGCTCTGCCTGCACGGCACGGCCGATGACGTGGTGTCGCCGCCCCTGGGCCGGGCGGCCTACGATTTCCTGGTGGCGCAAGGCGTTCCCGCCCTGTGGCGCACCTACCCGATGAGCCACGAGGTGAGCAACCAGGAAATCGCCGACATCGCCCAGTGGCTGGACGAGCGCCTGTAAGGCTCGCCAGGCTCTGTACGAAAAGTCGTCGAGCGAAGCTCAGGCTAGGCAAAATCGGTGAGGA
This Pseudomonas sp. ATCC 13867 DNA region includes the following protein-coding sequences:
- a CDS encoding amino acid ABC transporter ATP-binding protein, which codes for MSEATQKTAQPAIGDHTMITMKGVNKWYGQFHVLKDINLEVKQGERIVLCGPSGSGKSTTIRCINRLEEHQQGSIVVDGTELTNDLKQIEAIRSEVGMVFQHFNLFPHLTVLQNCILAPMWVRKLPKRQAEEVAMHYLERVRIPEQANKFPGQLSGGQQQRVAIARALCMKPKIMLFDEPTSALDPEMVKEVLDTMIGLAQSGMTMLCVTHEMGFARTVANRVIFMDKGEIVEQAAPDQFFDNPQSDRTKLFLSQILH
- a CDS encoding amino acid ABC transporter permease, yielding MATHTFKPDLPPPAMSVGVLGWLRANLFSGWLNTLLTLLGLYLVYLILPPLLEWAFIKADWAGATRADCSREGACWVFIGSRFGQFMYGFYPEELRWRVDLSVLFVIFGAAPLFLKRFPYKLKYGACFLVALPLVAYWLLHGGFLGLDNVPTSQWGGLMLTVVIAAVGICGAMPLGILLALGRRSKMPAIKVICVTTIEFWRGVPLITVLFMSSVMLPLFLPEGMNLDKLLRAMVMVVLFEAAYIAEVVRGGMQAIPKGQYEAAAAMGLGYWRIMGLVILPQALKLVIPGIVNTFIALFKDTSLVIIIGLFDFLNSIKRATADPAWLGMATEGYVFAAAVYWIFCFGMSRYSMHLEHKLDTGHKR
- a CDS encoding amino acid ABC transporter permease, producing the protein MQNSIKAQRPRGISLTDPTVRAWAFQIIAVIVVVAVGWFLFDNTQTNLEHRGIQSGFGFLQNSAGFGISQHLIDYSESDTYARVFLVGLLNTLLVTVVGIFFATVIGFILGVARLSPNWLIRKLATLYIETFRNIPPLLQIFFWYFAVLGPLPGPRQSISFGGLFFVNNRGLQMPAPTAADGLGPLIVAFVLALVGWAVIWKWAKARRHATGKAFPVFLSGLALLILLPGLTALAAGAPFHWDVPVLQGFNFRGGWVVIPELVSIVLALSVYTAAFIGETVRAGIQAVSHGQTEAAGSLGLRPGQTLRLVVIPQALRVIIPPLTSQYLNLAKNSSLAAAIGYPDMVSLFAGTVLNQTGQAIETMAITMSVYLAISISISLLMNWYNKRIALVER
- a CDS encoding amino acid ABC transporter substrate-binding protein; its protein translation is MKMVKSTLAVLTTAAVFGISGLAHAGATLDAVKKKGYVQCGISDGLPGFSYADAKGQYKGIDVDVCRALAAAVFGDASKVKFSPLTAKERFTALQSGEIDILSRNTTWTSSRDSAMGLNFVGVTYYDGQGFLVNKKLGVSSAKELDGATVCIQAGTTTELNLSDYFRSNNLKYTPITYDTSDESAKSLESGRCDVLTSDQSQLYAQRIKLAKPDDYVVLPEVISKEPLGPAVRQGDEEWFDIARWTLFAMLNAEELGVNSKNVEEMAKNTKNPDVARLLGAEGDYGKDLKLSKDWAVQIVKQVGNYGEIFDRNVGDGSELKIKRGLNALWNKGGLQYAPPVR
- a CDS encoding alpha/beta hydrolase, producing the protein MTQSLILEPTHPADACVIWLHGLGADRYDFEPVAQMLQRSFTSTRFILPQAPTRPVTVFNGMPAPSWYDILAMSPARAIDDAQLEASADSVIALIQGQIDQGIDARRIILAGFSQGGAVVLHTGYLRWNGELGGVMALSTYAPTFAANLDFSPAKRQLPALCLHGTADDVVSPPLGRAAYDFLVAQGVPALWRTYPMSHEVSNQEIADIAQWLDERL